One segment of bacterium DNA contains the following:
- the mcrC gene encoding 5-methylcytosine-specific restriction endonuclease system specificity protein McrC: protein MTPSQIPIRNVYFLLCYAWNRLAEGEVVDVSGIESAELVDLFASVLVSGVRHVQRRGLQRGYDEATEELRSIRGRIEIASSARRFLPVHGRAICTYDELTPNTPANQIIRETLRRLALVESVDPDLKHLVNGSYQSLNGIERTRLSRLAFRQIQLHGNARFYRFLLSICELVAGSLLVDERSGSYRFRDFRREPKQMARLFESFILNFLRVRRADLDVRKEKISWEVDHAIEESREFLPSMEMDISIRGGGRTLIIEAKYYQQALASYFDSKKIRSGHLYQLFSYLKNMEARGGPDATAEGMILYPTVDEDLALEYQIQGHRIRVCTLDLSQEWPGIEEKLMELVADAGL from the coding sequence TTGACGCCTTCGCAGATCCCGATCCGGAACGTCTATTTCCTCCTCTGCTATGCATGGAATCGGCTAGCCGAGGGTGAAGTGGTCGATGTCTCAGGGATCGAGTCGGCTGAGCTGGTGGATCTCTTTGCTTCGGTACTTGTTTCTGGAGTGCGCCACGTACAGCGGCGTGGCCTACAACGCGGCTACGACGAAGCCACTGAGGAGCTTCGATCGATACGAGGCCGAATAGAGATCGCATCTTCGGCGCGCCGCTTCTTGCCGGTTCACGGGCGGGCGATCTGCACCTATGACGAACTGACGCCGAACACACCGGCAAACCAGATCATCCGGGAGACACTTCGGAGGTTGGCCCTCGTGGAGAGCGTTGATCCCGACTTGAAGCACCTTGTGAACGGTTCATACCAGAGTCTAAACGGCATCGAGAGAACTCGGCTCTCCAGGCTGGCTTTCCGGCAGATTCAACTTCATGGAAACGCGCGCTTCTACAGGTTCCTTCTCAGCATCTGCGAATTGGTCGCAGGTTCGCTCCTCGTGGATGAGCGATCTGGCTCCTACCGTTTTCGGGACTTTAGGAGAGAACCGAAGCAGATGGCACGACTGTTCGAGAGCTTCATACTGAACTTCCTTCGCGTCAGACGCGCCGACCTCGACGTCCGAAAGGAGAAGATCTCGTGGGAGGTCGATCACGCGATCGAAGAGTCACGTGAATTCCTGCCATCGATGGAGATGGATATTTCCATTCGCGGGGGAGGTCGCACACTGATTATTGAGGCGAAGTACTACCAGCAGGCCCTAGCCAGCTACTTTGACTCAAAGAAGATCCGCTCCGGCCACCTGTATCAGTTGTTCTCGTACCTGAAAAACATGGAAGCAAGAGGCGGACCGGATGCCACTGCTGAGGGCATGATCCTCTATCCGACGGTGGATGAGGATCTTGCGCTGGAGTACCAGATTCAGGGCCACCGGATTCGGGTGTGCACATTGGATCTTTCCCAGGAGTGGCCTGGGATCGAGGAGAAGTTGATGGAGTTGGTGGCGGACGCGGGGTTGTGA